The following are from one region of the Gossypium hirsutum isolate 1008001.06 chromosome D03, Gossypium_hirsutum_v2.1, whole genome shotgun sequence genome:
- the LOC107950739 gene encoding cation/H(+) antiporter 18, whose product MASNTSVGQKCPSPMKATSNGFFQGDNPLDYALPLAILQICLVVVLTRGLAVLLRPIRQPRVVAEIIGGILLGPSVLGRSKSYLEAIFPPKSLTVLDTLANLGLIFFLFLAGLEIDPKALRQTGKTALAIALAGIGLPFALGIGSSFLLRATISKGVNASAFLIFMGVALSITAFPVLARILAELKLLTTDVGRMAMSAAAVNDVAAWILLALAVALSGSNTSPVVSLWVFLSGCVFVICLALIVPPIFKWMARRCHEGEPVEEIYICATLAVVLAAGFVTDAIGIHAMFGAFVVGVLFPKEGPFAHALVEKVEDLVSGLFLPLYFVSSGLKTNIATIQGLQSWGLLALVIFTACFGKIIGTVVVSLCCKVPLRGALALGFLMNTKGLVELIVLNIGKDRKVLNDQTFAIMVLMALFTTFITTPVVMAVYKPARRKMDYKYRTIERKNSDAQLRILACFHSARNIPSMINLFEASRGVAKREGLSVYALHLMELSERSSAILMVHKARKNGLPFWSKGWRSDSDHVVVAFEAFQQLSQVTVRSMTSISSMADMHEDICSTAESKRAAIIILPFHKHQRVDGSFETTRTDFRWVNRRVLEHAPCSVGILVDRGLGGTTHVSASNVSYLITVLFFGGPDDCEALAYGARMAEHPGISLNIIRFVVEPESIGEISTINMQENAGIETKSSAEEFLSRFRNLQKDDSVRYEEKAVRNVTEIIAAICGADRSNLFLVGRMPEGELALALRRRSECPELGAVGSLLIAPDFSVTASVLVIQQYNGYTCPNLDPYMKEESPDKDSESS is encoded by the exons ATGGCTTCTAATACTAGTGTAGGACAGAAATGTCCATCGCCGATGAAGGCTACATCGAATGGTTTCTTCCAGGGTGATAACCCCCTTGATTATGCACTTCCTCTTGCCATTCTGCAGATATGTTTGGTGGTTGTACTCACAAGGGGTCTCGCTGTTCTTTTAAGGCCGATAAGGCAGCCACGTGTGGTTGCAGAGATCATC GGAGGAATTTTGCTTGGGCCATCTGTTCTGGGTAGAAGCAAGAGCTACTTAGAAGCTATATTTCCTCCCAAGAGTCTCACTGTATTGGATACCTTAGCAAACCTTGgtctcattttctttttattccttgCTGGCCTGGAGATAGATCCCAAAGCCCTGCGGCAAACTGGGAAAACTGCCCTTGCAATTGCCCTTGCTGGTATAGGGCTTCCTTTTGCCTTAGGAATCGGTTCTTCATTTTTACTCAGAGCAACTATATCGAAAGGTGTAAATGCTTCGGCTTTTCTTATATTCATGGGTGTTGCTCTTTCTATCACTGCCTTTCCTGTCTTAGCTCGCATTCTAGCAGAGTTGAAGCTTTTAACCACAGATGTTGGAAGAATGGCCATGTCAGCTGCAGCTGTTAATGATGTAGCTGCATGGATTCTACTTGCTCTTGCTGTAGCCCTATCTGGCTCCAACACTTCTCCTGTTGTATCACTTTGGGTCTTCTTGTCTGGTTGTGTTTTTGTCATTTGTTTGGCTCTCATTGTACCACCAATTTTCAAATGGATGGCTCGTCGATGCCATGAAGGCGAACCGGTAGAAGAGATATACATATGTGCTACATTAGCTGTTGTTCTTGCAGCTGGGTTCGTAACCGATGCCATTGGAATTCATGCCATGTTTGGCGCTTTTGTGGTTGGAGTTCTTTTTCCAAAGGAAGGGCCATTTGCCCATGCTCTTGTGGAAAAAGTCGAGGATCTTGTATCTGGTCTGTTCTTGCCATTGTACTTTGTGTCAAGTGGACTGAAGACAAATATTGCAACAATTCAAGGGCTCCAATCCTGGGGTCTTCTGGCTTTGGTGATTTTTACAGCGTGTTTCGGGAAGATCATTGGGACTGTTGTGGTGTCCCTTTGTTGCAAAGTGCCTCTTCGTGGAGCTCTCGCACTCGGGTTCCTTATGAACACAAAAGGGTTGGTGGAACTGATTGTTCTCAACATTGGGAAGGATAGAAAG GTTTTGAATGATCAAACATTTGCTATTATGGTTCTAATGGCTCTCTTCACTACATTCATTACCACACCAGTTGTTATGGCGGTATATAAGCCTGCAAGGAGAAAAATGGACTACAAATATAGGACCATTGAAAGAAAAAATTCAGATGCTCAACTAAGAATATTGGCCTGTTTTCACAGTGCAAGAAATATACCATCAATGATCAATCTCTTTGAGGCTTCACGAGGAGTTGCGAAGCGTGAAGGACTGTCCGTGTATGCTCTGCATCTCATGGAGCTGTCGGAGAGATCATCGGCTATACTAATGGTACACAAGGCAAGGAAAAATGGGCTTCCCTTCTGGAGTAAGGGTTGGCGTTCAGATTCTGACCATGTGGTTGTGGCATTCGAGGCTTTCCAACAACTGAGTCAAGTAACTGTCCGATCAATGACTTCAATCTCTTCAATGGCTGACATGCATGAGGATATATGTTCAACTGCTGAGAGCAAGAGAGCTGCAATCATAATCCTTCCATTCCATAAGCACCAGCGAGTAGATGGCTCTTTTGAAACTACTCGGACAGACTTCAGGTGGGTGAACCGAAGGGTCCTTGAACATGCACCTTGTTCTGTTGGAATTCTAGTTGATCGTGGCCTCGGTGGAACCACCCATGTATCTGCAAGCAATGTTTCTTACTTGATAACAGTGCTCTTCTTCGGGGGTCCCGATGATTGCGAAGCACTTGCTTACGGAGCTCGAATGGCCGAACACCCTGGTATCAGTTTAAATATCATTCGCTTTGTAGTGGAACCTGAGTCCATTGGAGAAATTTCTACAATTAATATGCAAGAAAACGCTGGCATCGAAACAAAGTCATCAGCTGAAGAATTTCTATCTCGGTTTAGGAATCTACAAAAGGATGATTCTGTTAGATACGAAGAAAAAGCTGTCCGAAATGTCACTGAAATCATTGCTGCAATCTGTGGGGCAGACCGCTCCAATCTTTTCCTCGTGGGGCGAATGCCTGAAGGTGAACTGGCCTTAGCTTTAAGGAGGAGAAGTGAATGCCCTGAACTAGGAGCTGTTGGTAGTTTGCTGATTGCACCAGATTTCTCAGTGACAGCATCAGTCTTGGTCATTCAACAGTACAATGGCTACACATGTCCGAATTTGGACCCATACATGAAAGAAGAATCACCTGACAAGGATTCAGAATCCAGCTAA
- the LOC107950740 gene encoding cation/H(+) antiporter 18, with protein sequence MATNTSSSSHCPSPMKATSNGVFQGDNPLDFALPLAILQICLVVALTRILAFLLRPLRQPRVIAEIVGGILLGPSVLGRNENYLNAIFPAKSHTVLDTLANLGLLFFLFLVGLELDPKSIRRTGKKALSIAVAGISLPFMIGIGTSYALRATISKGVDEAPFLVFMGVALSITAFPVLARILAELKLLTTDIGRMAMSAAAVNDVAAWILLALAIALSGTGNSPLVSLWVFLCGTGFVVGCTFIVPPIFKWMVQRCPEGEPVNELYVCATLTAVLAAGFVTDLIGIHALFGAFVIGVLVPKEGPFAGALVEKVEDLVSGLFLPLYFVSSGLKTNIATIQGAQSWGLLVLVIITACFGKIAGTVSVSLLCKVPFSEALALGFLMNTKGLVELIVLNIGKDRKVLNDQTFAIMVLMAIFTTFITTPLVMAVYKPAKRQGKGDYKHKTIERKESNSQLRILACFHSYRNIPTMINLIEASRGTEKKEGLCVYALHLMELSERPSAMLMVHKARKNGLPFWNKVKQSGGDQIVVAFETFRQLSRVVVRPMTAISSISSLHEDICESAERKRAAMIILPFHKHQRVDGTFETTRTDYQLVNKRVLEQAPCSVGILVDRGLGGTTHISASNVDSIITVLFFGGHDDREALAYGTRMAEHPGISLTVVRFVPGPEVSGEIVTADINTSDDRVLMEFKNKTSNENSISYEERVVRNSRETIEAIREFSRCNLFVVGQMPENHVTATAKLNAAKTECLELGAIGSPLTSPEFSTSASVLVVQQYRTTKKSPPPSPSSTKVAEIPEGDVESP encoded by the exons ATGGCTACGAATACTTCAAGTTCAAGCCATTGTCCTTCTCCAATGAAAGCCACATCGAATGGGGTGTTCCAGGGTGATAACCCTTTGGATTTTGCACTCCCTCTCGCCATCCTTCAGATATGCCTTGTGGTTGCACTCACTCGTATTCTTGCTTTTCTTCTTAGGCCTCTACGGCAGCCTCGTGTCATCGCCGAGATTGTC GGTGGAATATTACTTGGTCCATCAGTTCTTGGTAGAAACGAAAATTATCTGAATGCAATCTTCCCAGCTAAGAGCCATACAGTGTTGGATACTTTAGCCAACCTTGGTCtccttttctttctatttctcgTCGGTCTTGAGTTGGATCCGAAATCAATTCGCCGCACAGGAAAGAAAGCTCTTTCTATAGCAGTTGCAGGGATTAGCCTACCTTTTATGATAGGAATAGGAACATCATACGCCCTTCGCGCAACTATCTCAAAGGGTGTCGATGAAGCTCCGTTTCTCGTCTTCATGGGGGTTGCTCTATCCATCACTGCCTTTCCTGTCTTAGCCCGTATTTTGGCTGAACTGAAGCTTTTAACCACTGATATAGGCCGAATGGCAATGTCAGCAGCTGCAGTAAATGATGTGGCTGCATGGATTTTGCTAGCTCTTGCCATTGCCTTATCAGGAACCGGAAATTCTCCTCTTGTATCATTGTGGGTTTTCTTGTGTGGTACTGGTTTTGTCGTTGGATGTACATTCATTGTCCCTCCTATATTCAAATGGATGGTTCAACGTTGCCCTGAGGGTGAACCGGTGAATGAATTGTATGTATGTGCAACTTTGACAGCAGTTTTGGCAGCAGGCTTTGTTACTGACCTTATTGGAATCCATGCCTTGTTTGGTGCCTTTGTAATTGGAGTTCTTGTCCCCAAAGAAGGTCCATTTGCTGGTGCCTTAGTGGAAAAAGTTGAAGACCTTGTTTCCGGCCTCTTTCTCCCTCTATATTTTGTGTCAAGTGGATTGAAAACAAATATTGCCACAATTCAAGGGGCTCAGTCTTGGGGCCTCCTTGTTCTAGTCATCATTACCGCATGTTTCGGAAAGATAGCCGGCACTGTCTCCGTTTCCCTTCTATGCAAGGTGCCTTTCAGTGAGGCTTTAGCCCTCGGGTTCCTTATGAATACAAAAGGCTTGGTGGAGCTCATCGTTCTCAACATCGGTAAAGACAGAAAG gttttaaacGATCAAACATTTGCAATCATGGTTTTGATGGCCATCTTTACAACTTTTATAACTACTCCCCTTGTGATGGCGGTATATAAGCCAGCTAAACGACAAGGTAAAGGAGACTACAAACACAAGACAATTGAAAGGAAAGAGAGCAATTCTCAGCTTCGTATATTGGCCTGCTTCCACAGTTATAGAAACATTCCCACTATGATTAATCTCATTGAGGCTTCACGTGGTACTGAGAAAAAGGAAGGACTATGTGTTTATGCATTGCATCTCATGGAGCTCTCAGAAAGGCCTTCCGCCATGCTTATGGTCCATAAGGCAAGAAAGAATGGGTTACCGTTTTGGAATAAAGTGAAACAGTCTGGTGGTGATCAAATTGTGGTTGCTTTCGAGACTTTCAGGCAACTAAGCCGAGTGGTGGTCCGCCCGATGACTGCGATCTCATCCATTTCTAGCTTGCATGAGGATATCTGTGAAAGTGCGGAAAGAAAAAGGGCAGCCATGATAATTCTTCCCTTCCATAAGCACCAGAGGGTAGACGGAACATTCGAGACAACCCGAACTGACTACCAATTGGTCAACAAGCGAGTTCTTGAACAAGCACCATGCTCGGTTGGCATTTTAGTTGATCGTGGTCTAGGTGGAACGACGCATATATCAGCTAGCAACGTCGATTCCATCATAACAGTCTTGTTCTTCGGTGGACACGACGATCGCGAAGCACTCGCTTATGGCACACGTATGGCCGAGCACCCGGGCATCAGTCTAACCGTTGTTCGCTTCGTACCAGGCCCCGAAGTTTCGGGTGAGATCGTCACAGCTGATATAAACACAAGTGACGATCGAGTCCTGAtggaattcaagaacaaaacCTCAAATGAAAACTCAATAAGTTACGAAGAAAGAGTAGTAAGAAACTCCAGGGAAACCATTGAAGCGATTCGAGAATTCAGCCGATGCAACCTTTTCGTGGTGGGCCAAATGCCTGAAAATCATGTCACTGCGACAGCCAAACTAAATGCTGCCAAGACCGAGTGCCTTGAATTAGGGGCAATAGGCAGCCCATTGACTTCCCCAGAATTCTCAACATCAGCATCTGTTTTGGTAGTGCAACAATATAGAACCACAAAGAAATCACCTCCTCCATCACCGTCTTCCACAAAGGTAGCTGAGATTCCAGAAGGGGATGTAGAAAGTCCATGA